In Hermetia illucens chromosome 1, iHerIll2.2.curated.20191125, whole genome shotgun sequence, one genomic interval encodes:
- the LOC119653082 gene encoding ecotropic viral integration site 5 ortholog isoform X5, which produces MTLTVSESDTNAVKTMEANCAETLPTSELDLLAKLEAANKLIESDAKSLNSLQSTHSRKNSDTSQISINSGNSICEEDIWGTWATILNDWEGNIKKKSSMVRDLVRRGIPHHFRPIVWQLLCGASDIDKKQYAEYIKATSACEKVIRRDIARTYPEHDFFKEKDGLGQEALFNVMKAYSLHDREVGYCQGSGFIVGLLLMQMPEEEAFAVLVQIMQQHRMRDMFKPSMAELGLCMYQLENLVQEQIPDLHMHFQLQSFQTSMYASSWFLTLYTTTLNLQLSCRIMDIFLSEGMEFIFKVALALLTIGKESLLSLDMEAMLKFFQKELPQRVENDIEGFFNLAFSMKINTKKMKKMEKEYADLRKKEQEEMVELRRLRSENRLLKKRNELLEAESAELADRLVRGQVSRAEEEETSYAIQSELLQLRRSYLEVSHQLENANEEVRALSLRLQENDISLDVVSVPNIKKNNSRQSSIDELCMKEEALKERDEMVSCLLEELVKVRQSLAESEDTIRNLKAKVEELEEDKKTLRETTPDNSVAHLQDELIASKLREAEASLSLKDLKQRVQELSTQWQRQLQEQKQDNAQASDSTPKKLLFWDTSKSNETQKLEEELMTTRIREMETLTELKELRLKVMELETQVQVSTNQLRRQDEENKRLKEEIEASSLREKELANKAREQQHRYSDLESRMKDELMNVKIKFTEQSQTVAELKQEISRLETKNSEMLAEGELRSNMDESDRVRDLQDRIEDLKAEFPTPITSPETEPWKWIS; this is translated from the exons ATGACTTTAACTGTTTCTGAGTCGGATACCAATGCAGTTAAGACAATGGAGGCCAATTGTGCTGAAACTTTACCAACATCCGAATTAGACCTCCTCGCGAAACTTGAAGCGGCTAATAAACTGATTGAAAGCGATGCGAAAAGTTTGAACTCACTTCAGTCGACACATAGTCGAAAAAATTCGGATACAAGTCAAATTAGTATAAATTcag GTAACTCTATCTGCGAAGAAGATATTTGGGGCACATGGGCAACTATTCTGAATGACTGGGAGGGCAACATaaagaagaaatcatcaatGGTGCGAGATCTCGTGAGACGTGGTATTCCACATCATTTTAG ACCAATTGTTTGGCAATTACTGTGTGGTGCTTCTGATATCGATAAAAAACAATATGCAGAATATATAAAAGCAACGTCAGCATGTGAGAAAGTTATTCGTCGTGATATTGCCCGTACATATCCCGAGCATGATTTCTTCAAAGAGAAAGATGGATTAGGTCAAGAGGCTCTCTTTAATGTGATGAAAGCGTATTCTTTGCATGATCGGGAAGTTGGATATTGTCAAGGATCCGGATTTATTGTCGGTCTTCTTTTGATGCAG ATGCCTGAAGAAGAGGCTTTTGCAGTTCTAGTGCAAATAATGCAACAACATCGGATGCGTGATATGTTTAAGCCATCGATGGCTGAACTGGGCCTTTGCATGTATCAGTTGGAAAACTTAGTGCAGGAGCAGATCCCTGATTTGCATATGCACTTTCAATTGCAG agttttcaaacGTCAATGTATGCATCAAGCTGGTTTCTTACTCTCTACACCACAACGTTGAATCTTCAGCTTAGCTGCCGTATAATGGACATTTTCCTCAGTGAGGGCATGGAGTTCATTTTCAAGGTTGCATTAGCCTTGTTGACAATAGGGAAAGAGTCCCTACTTTCGCTGGACATGGAAGCGATGCTGAAG TTCTTCCAAAAAGAACTTCCACAACGTGTGGAAAACGATATTGAAGGATTTTTCAATTTAGCTTTTTCCATGAAAATCAAcactaaaaaaatgaaaaaaatggaaaaggaatATGCTGATTTGAGGAAAAAAGAACAGGAAGAAATGGTTGAGTTACGTCGGTTGCGCAGTGAAAATCGTTTGTTGAAAAAGCGGAATGAACTGCTGGAAGCGGAAAGCGCGGAATTGGCTGACAGACTTGTACGAGGGCAGGTCTCTCGTGCGGAGGAGGAAGAAACTAG CTATGCAATTCAGTCGGAACTGCTTCAGTTGCGTCGTTCCTATTTAGAAGTTTCTCATCAATTAGAAAACGCTAATGAAGAAGTTCGGGCCCTCAGCTTGAGGCTACAGGAAAAT GATATTTCCTTGGACGTAGTAAGTGttccaaatatcaaaaag AATAATTCTCGACAAAGTTCCATTGATGAACTCTGCATGAAAGAGGAAGCGTTAAAAGAACGTGACGAGATGGTATCATGTCTACTAGAAGAACTGGTAAAAGTGCGTCAAAGTTTAGCTGAAAGCGAAGATACAATACGAAATCTAAAGGCAAAAGTTgaggaacttgaagaggataagAAAACACTACGTGAAACGACACCAGACAACTCAGTAGCACATTTGCAAGATGAATTGATTGCTAGTAAGTTAAGAGAAGCAGAGGCTAGTCTTTCATTGAAGGACTTAAAACAACGCGTACAAGAATTGAGTACACAATGGCAGCGACAATTACAAGAGCAAAAACAAGATAATGCTCAAGCATCGGATTCAACTCCTAAGAAATTATTATTCTGGGATACTTCAAAATCAAATGAAACTCAAAAACTTGAAGAGGAATTAATGACAACACGAATTCGTGAAATGGAAACATTGACTGAACTTAAAGAATTGCGATTGAAG GTAATGGAATTGGAAACTCAAGTACAAGTTTCAACTAACCAACTCCGTCGTCAAGACGAGGAGAATAAGAGACTTAAGGAAGAGATAGAGGCATCATCACTGCGTGAAAAGGAATTGGCGAATAAGGCGAGAGAACAACAGCACAG GTACTCCGACCTTGAGTCGCGAATGAAGGATGAATTGATGAATGTCAAGATTAAATTTACTGAGCAGAGTCAGACTGTGGCTGAACTGAAACAGGAAATTTCTCGACTCGAAACGAAG AATTCCGAAATGTTAGCCGAAGGTGAGCTCCGCTCCAATATGGATGAATCGGATAGGGTTCGTGACTTACAAGACCGAATTGAAGACTTAAAAGCCGAG TTCCCCACACCAATTACTAGTCCAGAAACTGAACCATGGAAGTGGATAAGCTAA
- the LOC119653082 gene encoding ecotropic viral integration site 5 ortholog isoform X6 yields MTLTVSESDTNAVKTMEANCAETLPTSELDLLAKLEAANKLIESDAKSLNSLQSTHSRKNSDTSQISINSGNSICEEDIWGTWATILNDWEGNIKKKSSMVRDLVRRGIPHHFRPIVWQLLCGASDIDKKQYAEYIKATSACEKVIRRDIARTYPEHDFFKEKDGLGQEALFNVMKAYSLHDREVGYCQGSGFIVGLLLMQMPEEEAFAVLVQIMQQHRMRDMFKPSMAELGLCMYQLENLVQEQIPDLHMHFQLQSFQTSMYASSWFLTLYTTTLNLQLSCRIMDIFLSEGMEFIFKVALALLTIGKESLLSLDMEAMLKFFQKELPQRVENDIEGFFNLAFSMKINTKKMKKMEKEYADLRKKEQEEMVELRRLRSENRLLKKRNELLEAESAELADRLVRGQVSRAEEEETSYAIQSELLQLRRSYLEVSHQLENANEEVRALSLRLQENDISLDVNNSRQSSIDELCMKEEALKERDEMVSCLLEELVKVRQSLAESEDTIRNLKAKVEELEEDKKTLRETTPDNSVAHLQDELIASKLREAEASLSLKDLKQRVQELSTQWQRQLQEQKQDNAQASDSTPKKLLFWDTSKSNETQKLEEELMTTRIREMETLTELKELRLKVMELETQVQVSTNQLRRQDEENKRLKEEIEASSLREKELANKAREQQHRYSDLESRMKDELMNVKIKFTEQSQTVAELKQEISRLETKNSEMLAEGELRSNMDESDRVRDLQDRIEDLKAEFPTPITSPETEPWKWIS; encoded by the exons ATGACTTTAACTGTTTCTGAGTCGGATACCAATGCAGTTAAGACAATGGAGGCCAATTGTGCTGAAACTTTACCAACATCCGAATTAGACCTCCTCGCGAAACTTGAAGCGGCTAATAAACTGATTGAAAGCGATGCGAAAAGTTTGAACTCACTTCAGTCGACACATAGTCGAAAAAATTCGGATACAAGTCAAATTAGTATAAATTcag GTAACTCTATCTGCGAAGAAGATATTTGGGGCACATGGGCAACTATTCTGAATGACTGGGAGGGCAACATaaagaagaaatcatcaatGGTGCGAGATCTCGTGAGACGTGGTATTCCACATCATTTTAG ACCAATTGTTTGGCAATTACTGTGTGGTGCTTCTGATATCGATAAAAAACAATATGCAGAATATATAAAAGCAACGTCAGCATGTGAGAAAGTTATTCGTCGTGATATTGCCCGTACATATCCCGAGCATGATTTCTTCAAAGAGAAAGATGGATTAGGTCAAGAGGCTCTCTTTAATGTGATGAAAGCGTATTCTTTGCATGATCGGGAAGTTGGATATTGTCAAGGATCCGGATTTATTGTCGGTCTTCTTTTGATGCAG ATGCCTGAAGAAGAGGCTTTTGCAGTTCTAGTGCAAATAATGCAACAACATCGGATGCGTGATATGTTTAAGCCATCGATGGCTGAACTGGGCCTTTGCATGTATCAGTTGGAAAACTTAGTGCAGGAGCAGATCCCTGATTTGCATATGCACTTTCAATTGCAG agttttcaaacGTCAATGTATGCATCAAGCTGGTTTCTTACTCTCTACACCACAACGTTGAATCTTCAGCTTAGCTGCCGTATAATGGACATTTTCCTCAGTGAGGGCATGGAGTTCATTTTCAAGGTTGCATTAGCCTTGTTGACAATAGGGAAAGAGTCCCTACTTTCGCTGGACATGGAAGCGATGCTGAAG TTCTTCCAAAAAGAACTTCCACAACGTGTGGAAAACGATATTGAAGGATTTTTCAATTTAGCTTTTTCCATGAAAATCAAcactaaaaaaatgaaaaaaatggaaaaggaatATGCTGATTTGAGGAAAAAAGAACAGGAAGAAATGGTTGAGTTACGTCGGTTGCGCAGTGAAAATCGTTTGTTGAAAAAGCGGAATGAACTGCTGGAAGCGGAAAGCGCGGAATTGGCTGACAGACTTGTACGAGGGCAGGTCTCTCGTGCGGAGGAGGAAGAAACTAG CTATGCAATTCAGTCGGAACTGCTTCAGTTGCGTCGTTCCTATTTAGAAGTTTCTCATCAATTAGAAAACGCTAATGAAGAAGTTCGGGCCCTCAGCTTGAGGCTACAGGAAAAT GATATTTCCTTGGACGTA AATAATTCTCGACAAAGTTCCATTGATGAACTCTGCATGAAAGAGGAAGCGTTAAAAGAACGTGACGAGATGGTATCATGTCTACTAGAAGAACTGGTAAAAGTGCGTCAAAGTTTAGCTGAAAGCGAAGATACAATACGAAATCTAAAGGCAAAAGTTgaggaacttgaagaggataagAAAACACTACGTGAAACGACACCAGACAACTCAGTAGCACATTTGCAAGATGAATTGATTGCTAGTAAGTTAAGAGAAGCAGAGGCTAGTCTTTCATTGAAGGACTTAAAACAACGCGTACAAGAATTGAGTACACAATGGCAGCGACAATTACAAGAGCAAAAACAAGATAATGCTCAAGCATCGGATTCAACTCCTAAGAAATTATTATTCTGGGATACTTCAAAATCAAATGAAACTCAAAAACTTGAAGAGGAATTAATGACAACACGAATTCGTGAAATGGAAACATTGACTGAACTTAAAGAATTGCGATTGAAG GTAATGGAATTGGAAACTCAAGTACAAGTTTCAACTAACCAACTCCGTCGTCAAGACGAGGAGAATAAGAGACTTAAGGAAGAGATAGAGGCATCATCACTGCGTGAAAAGGAATTGGCGAATAAGGCGAGAGAACAACAGCACAG GTACTCCGACCTTGAGTCGCGAATGAAGGATGAATTGATGAATGTCAAGATTAAATTTACTGAGCAGAGTCAGACTGTGGCTGAACTGAAACAGGAAATTTCTCGACTCGAAACGAAG AATTCCGAAATGTTAGCCGAAGGTGAGCTCCGCTCCAATATGGATGAATCGGATAGGGTTCGTGACTTACAAGACCGAATTGAAGACTTAAAAGCCGAG TTCCCCACACCAATTACTAGTCCAGAAACTGAACCATGGAAGTGGATAAGCTAA
- the LOC119653082 gene encoding ecotropic viral integration site 5 ortholog isoform X7: MTLTVSESDTNAVKTMEANCAETLPTSELDLLAKLEAANKLIESDAKSLNSLQSTHSRKNSDTSQISINSGNSICEEDIWGTWATILNDWEGNIKKKSSMVRDLVRRGIPHHFRPIVWQLLCGASDIDKKQYAEYIKATSACEKVIRRDIARTYPEHDFFKEKDGLGQEALFNVMKAYSLHDREVGYCQGSGFIVGLLLMQMPEEEAFAVLVQIMQQHRMRDMFKPSMAELGLCMYQLENLVQEQIPDLHMHFQLQSFQTSMYASSWFLTLYTTTLNLQLSCRIMDIFLSEGMEFIFKVALALLTIGKESLLSLDMEAMLKFFQKELPQRVENDIEGFFNLAFSMKINTKKMKKMEKEYADLRKKEQEEMVELRRLRSENRLLKKRNELLEAESAELADRLVRGQVSRAEEEETSYAIQSELLQLRRSYLEVSHQLENANEEVRALSLRLQENNNSRQSSIDELCMKEEALKERDEMVSCLLEELVKVRQSLAESEDTIRNLKAKVEELEEDKKTLRETTPDNSVAHLQDELIASKLREAEASLSLKDLKQRVQELSTQWQRQLQEQKQDNAQASDSTPKKLLFWDTSKSNETQKLEEELMTTRIREMETLTELKELRLKVMELETQVQVSTNQLRRQDEENKRLKEEIEASSLREKELANKAREQQHRYSDLESRMKDELMNVKIKFTEQSQTVAELKQEISRLETKNSEMLAEGELRSNMDESDRVRDLQDRIEDLKAEFPTPITSPETEPWKWIS, from the exons ATGACTTTAACTGTTTCTGAGTCGGATACCAATGCAGTTAAGACAATGGAGGCCAATTGTGCTGAAACTTTACCAACATCCGAATTAGACCTCCTCGCGAAACTTGAAGCGGCTAATAAACTGATTGAAAGCGATGCGAAAAGTTTGAACTCACTTCAGTCGACACATAGTCGAAAAAATTCGGATACAAGTCAAATTAGTATAAATTcag GTAACTCTATCTGCGAAGAAGATATTTGGGGCACATGGGCAACTATTCTGAATGACTGGGAGGGCAACATaaagaagaaatcatcaatGGTGCGAGATCTCGTGAGACGTGGTATTCCACATCATTTTAG ACCAATTGTTTGGCAATTACTGTGTGGTGCTTCTGATATCGATAAAAAACAATATGCAGAATATATAAAAGCAACGTCAGCATGTGAGAAAGTTATTCGTCGTGATATTGCCCGTACATATCCCGAGCATGATTTCTTCAAAGAGAAAGATGGATTAGGTCAAGAGGCTCTCTTTAATGTGATGAAAGCGTATTCTTTGCATGATCGGGAAGTTGGATATTGTCAAGGATCCGGATTTATTGTCGGTCTTCTTTTGATGCAG ATGCCTGAAGAAGAGGCTTTTGCAGTTCTAGTGCAAATAATGCAACAACATCGGATGCGTGATATGTTTAAGCCATCGATGGCTGAACTGGGCCTTTGCATGTATCAGTTGGAAAACTTAGTGCAGGAGCAGATCCCTGATTTGCATATGCACTTTCAATTGCAG agttttcaaacGTCAATGTATGCATCAAGCTGGTTTCTTACTCTCTACACCACAACGTTGAATCTTCAGCTTAGCTGCCGTATAATGGACATTTTCCTCAGTGAGGGCATGGAGTTCATTTTCAAGGTTGCATTAGCCTTGTTGACAATAGGGAAAGAGTCCCTACTTTCGCTGGACATGGAAGCGATGCTGAAG TTCTTCCAAAAAGAACTTCCACAACGTGTGGAAAACGATATTGAAGGATTTTTCAATTTAGCTTTTTCCATGAAAATCAAcactaaaaaaatgaaaaaaatggaaaaggaatATGCTGATTTGAGGAAAAAAGAACAGGAAGAAATGGTTGAGTTACGTCGGTTGCGCAGTGAAAATCGTTTGTTGAAAAAGCGGAATGAACTGCTGGAAGCGGAAAGCGCGGAATTGGCTGACAGACTTGTACGAGGGCAGGTCTCTCGTGCGGAGGAGGAAGAAACTAG CTATGCAATTCAGTCGGAACTGCTTCAGTTGCGTCGTTCCTATTTAGAAGTTTCTCATCAATTAGAAAACGCTAATGAAGAAGTTCGGGCCCTCAGCTTGAGGCTACAGGAAAAT AATAATTCTCGACAAAGTTCCATTGATGAACTCTGCATGAAAGAGGAAGCGTTAAAAGAACGTGACGAGATGGTATCATGTCTACTAGAAGAACTGGTAAAAGTGCGTCAAAGTTTAGCTGAAAGCGAAGATACAATACGAAATCTAAAGGCAAAAGTTgaggaacttgaagaggataagAAAACACTACGTGAAACGACACCAGACAACTCAGTAGCACATTTGCAAGATGAATTGATTGCTAGTAAGTTAAGAGAAGCAGAGGCTAGTCTTTCATTGAAGGACTTAAAACAACGCGTACAAGAATTGAGTACACAATGGCAGCGACAATTACAAGAGCAAAAACAAGATAATGCTCAAGCATCGGATTCAACTCCTAAGAAATTATTATTCTGGGATACTTCAAAATCAAATGAAACTCAAAAACTTGAAGAGGAATTAATGACAACACGAATTCGTGAAATGGAAACATTGACTGAACTTAAAGAATTGCGATTGAAG GTAATGGAATTGGAAACTCAAGTACAAGTTTCAACTAACCAACTCCGTCGTCAAGACGAGGAGAATAAGAGACTTAAGGAAGAGATAGAGGCATCATCACTGCGTGAAAAGGAATTGGCGAATAAGGCGAGAGAACAACAGCACAG GTACTCCGACCTTGAGTCGCGAATGAAGGATGAATTGATGAATGTCAAGATTAAATTTACTGAGCAGAGTCAGACTGTGGCTGAACTGAAACAGGAAATTTCTCGACTCGAAACGAAG AATTCCGAAATGTTAGCCGAAGGTGAGCTCCGCTCCAATATGGATGAATCGGATAGGGTTCGTGACTTACAAGACCGAATTGAAGACTTAAAAGCCGAG TTCCCCACACCAATTACTAGTCCAGAAACTGAACCATGGAAGTGGATAAGCTAA
- the LOC119653082 gene encoding ecotropic viral integration site 5 ortholog isoform X4, with protein MTLTVSESDTNAVKTMEANCAETLPTSELDLLAKLEAANKLIESDAKSLNSLQSTHSRKNSDTSQISINSGNSICEEDIWGTWATILNDWEGNIKKKSSMVRDLVRRGIPHHFRPIVWQLLCGASDIDKKQYAEYIKATSACEKVIRRDIARTYPEHDFFKEKDGLGQEALFNVMKAYSLHDREVGYCQGSGFIVGLLLMQMPEEEAFAVLVQIMQQHRMRDMFKPSMAELGLCMYQLENLVQEQIPDLHMHFQLQSFQTSMYASSWFLTLYTTTLNLQLSCRIMDIFLSEGMEFIFKVALALLTIGKESLLSLDMEAMLKFFQKELPQRVENDIEGFFNLAFSMKINTKKMKKMEKEYADLRKKEQEEMVELRRLRSENRLLKKRNELLEAESAELADRLVRGQVSRAEEEETSYAIQSELLQLRRSYLEVSHQLENANEEVRALSLRLQENDISLDVVSVPNIKKNNSRQSSIDELCMKEEALKERDEMVSCLLEELVKVRQSLAESEDTIRNLKAKVEELEEDKKTLRETTPDNSVAHLQDELIASKLREAEASLSLKDLKQRVQELSTQWQRQLQEQKQDNAQASDSTPKKLLFWDTSKSNETQKLEEELMTTRIREMETLTELKELRLKVMELETQVQVSTNQLRRQDEENKRLKEEIEASSLREKELANKAREQQHRYSDLESRMKDELMNVKIKFTEQSQTVAELKQEISRLETKNSEMLAEGELRSNMDESDRVRDLQDRIEDLKAEISIHICTNSVTYLLAIIII; from the exons ATGACTTTAACTGTTTCTGAGTCGGATACCAATGCAGTTAAGACAATGGAGGCCAATTGTGCTGAAACTTTACCAACATCCGAATTAGACCTCCTCGCGAAACTTGAAGCGGCTAATAAACTGATTGAAAGCGATGCGAAAAGTTTGAACTCACTTCAGTCGACACATAGTCGAAAAAATTCGGATACAAGTCAAATTAGTATAAATTcag GTAACTCTATCTGCGAAGAAGATATTTGGGGCACATGGGCAACTATTCTGAATGACTGGGAGGGCAACATaaagaagaaatcatcaatGGTGCGAGATCTCGTGAGACGTGGTATTCCACATCATTTTAG ACCAATTGTTTGGCAATTACTGTGTGGTGCTTCTGATATCGATAAAAAACAATATGCAGAATATATAAAAGCAACGTCAGCATGTGAGAAAGTTATTCGTCGTGATATTGCCCGTACATATCCCGAGCATGATTTCTTCAAAGAGAAAGATGGATTAGGTCAAGAGGCTCTCTTTAATGTGATGAAAGCGTATTCTTTGCATGATCGGGAAGTTGGATATTGTCAAGGATCCGGATTTATTGTCGGTCTTCTTTTGATGCAG ATGCCTGAAGAAGAGGCTTTTGCAGTTCTAGTGCAAATAATGCAACAACATCGGATGCGTGATATGTTTAAGCCATCGATGGCTGAACTGGGCCTTTGCATGTATCAGTTGGAAAACTTAGTGCAGGAGCAGATCCCTGATTTGCATATGCACTTTCAATTGCAG agttttcaaacGTCAATGTATGCATCAAGCTGGTTTCTTACTCTCTACACCACAACGTTGAATCTTCAGCTTAGCTGCCGTATAATGGACATTTTCCTCAGTGAGGGCATGGAGTTCATTTTCAAGGTTGCATTAGCCTTGTTGACAATAGGGAAAGAGTCCCTACTTTCGCTGGACATGGAAGCGATGCTGAAG TTCTTCCAAAAAGAACTTCCACAACGTGTGGAAAACGATATTGAAGGATTTTTCAATTTAGCTTTTTCCATGAAAATCAAcactaaaaaaatgaaaaaaatggaaaaggaatATGCTGATTTGAGGAAAAAAGAACAGGAAGAAATGGTTGAGTTACGTCGGTTGCGCAGTGAAAATCGTTTGTTGAAAAAGCGGAATGAACTGCTGGAAGCGGAAAGCGCGGAATTGGCTGACAGACTTGTACGAGGGCAGGTCTCTCGTGCGGAGGAGGAAGAAACTAG CTATGCAATTCAGTCGGAACTGCTTCAGTTGCGTCGTTCCTATTTAGAAGTTTCTCATCAATTAGAAAACGCTAATGAAGAAGTTCGGGCCCTCAGCTTGAGGCTACAGGAAAAT GATATTTCCTTGGACGTAGTAAGTGttccaaatatcaaaaag AATAATTCTCGACAAAGTTCCATTGATGAACTCTGCATGAAAGAGGAAGCGTTAAAAGAACGTGACGAGATGGTATCATGTCTACTAGAAGAACTGGTAAAAGTGCGTCAAAGTTTAGCTGAAAGCGAAGATACAATACGAAATCTAAAGGCAAAAGTTgaggaacttgaagaggataagAAAACACTACGTGAAACGACACCAGACAACTCAGTAGCACATTTGCAAGATGAATTGATTGCTAGTAAGTTAAGAGAAGCAGAGGCTAGTCTTTCATTGAAGGACTTAAAACAACGCGTACAAGAATTGAGTACACAATGGCAGCGACAATTACAAGAGCAAAAACAAGATAATGCTCAAGCATCGGATTCAACTCCTAAGAAATTATTATTCTGGGATACTTCAAAATCAAATGAAACTCAAAAACTTGAAGAGGAATTAATGACAACACGAATTCGTGAAATGGAAACATTGACTGAACTTAAAGAATTGCGATTGAAG GTAATGGAATTGGAAACTCAAGTACAAGTTTCAACTAACCAACTCCGTCGTCAAGACGAGGAGAATAAGAGACTTAAGGAAGAGATAGAGGCATCATCACTGCGTGAAAAGGAATTGGCGAATAAGGCGAGAGAACAACAGCACAG GTACTCCGACCTTGAGTCGCGAATGAAGGATGAATTGATGAATGTCAAGATTAAATTTACTGAGCAGAGTCAGACTGTGGCTGAACTGAAACAGGAAATTTCTCGACTCGAAACGAAG AATTCCGAAATGTTAGCCGAAGGTGAGCTCCGCTCCAATATGGATGAATCGGATAGGGTTCGTGACTTACAAGACCGAATTGAAGACTTAAAAGCCGAG ATAAGTATTCATATTTGTACTAACAGCGTCACTTATTTGTTGGCTATCATAATAATATGA